The nucleotide window AGCGCGGTCGCCTCGTCGGCGGTGGCCTCGATCCGCGGGCCGACCTCGCTCAGCCGTTCCAGTTTCTCGAACGCCTTGGTCATGCGTTCGAGCGACTGCTGCGCGTTCTGGAGCGCGTTCGACGCCGGGGCCACGAGGCTCCGCGGGGTGATCGGCGTGACGCCCGGGATTTCGCTGCCCGGCGGCCAGTCCTCCCCGCGCGGAACGGGCTGGCTGTCGGGACCGAGCTTCGGAAGGAAGTCCACCGCGGTGTCGCCGCTGAGCAGCCCGCGGGTGATGTGCGCTTCTTCCGACTTCCGCGGCAGGTACTTGCGGTCGAGTTCGATGCGCACCCGCACCTGCCCGCTCTCGGGATCGAGTTCAACCCCCGTGACCTGGCCGATGCGGACGCCCGATTTGCGGATCGGCGTGCCCGGCCCGAGCCCCGGCGCTTCGGAGAAAAGGACCGAGTATTTGACGTCGGACGAAAACACACGGGGCGTGCCGCCGAATAGTACGACGAGGCCCGCGAGCGCGAGCAGCGACGCGCCCATGAACAGCCCCAACCGCATCCGTAGCGCACGCTCGGCCATTACATTTTCGTTCCAGGTTTCAGGTCCCGAGTTCCCAGCCCGTTAGAGGTAACAGAAGGCGAACCAGGTGCCTGTTAACTTGAAACTCGGAACCTGTAATTGTCCCTAGCGACATTCCCGGATTCGCCGCAGGATCTGCTGCTCGAGGGCGTAGTCGCGCCCGGTGCGGATCCAGCCACCGTTCCCGGCCGTTTCGGCCGTAACCACTTCCACCTGCCGGTCCACGGTGGGCGCCTCCTGGAACACCGCGTTGCCGATGGTGGCGCGGGACGGCCGGGGCACGTCCTCGAGTTCCTTATCGACGACAACGTACACCAGATACCCGCCGCGCTCCCCGGCGCGGATCTCGACGCTGGCGGTCTGGCGGGTGCTCTGGAAGGTGGCGAGCAGCCGCAGCCGCGGGTCCGGGTTGCCGGCCTTCCAGAACTGCTCGTACCCGGGCGCCACCCGCGGCTTCGTCGTGATGCGCCCCTCGTAGGGGTTGGGGGTGTTCAAATCGAAGTAGTCGTCGAGCACCTCCACGCACTTCTCGAACACCTCACGGTACGACAGCGCGGTGGGCTGACCGGGGGACACGAGCACCGGGTTCTCGACCTCGGCGCGGCGGACCGCGACGGGGTTGTCGAGCGGCGGTGCGGTGGCGCACCCGACCGGCGCGAACACGGCACACGTCATTATTACAGCGACACCGGAAGGGCGCGTAACGACTCGCCGCGTGGTCATTCGTAACGTCCCTCGGCATCAACTATTTCCGGTAGCGGCGGCGGTATGCCCGAGACCGCCGCGCCGGTCAAGACGGGTTGCGCAGCCCGCGCGCCGAGCCGCGCGGGTGGCGCCGTGAAGTTTGCGTACGGGTCAATCGCGGGTGTTGCACCGGCCCCCGGGGTCGGATAGCCTTTTCAAAAATACCGTGCGGGTCGAGCCCCACATCCTCACGAGATGCCCCGTGGCCAAGACGTGTCCCAGTTGCGGGTACAGCCCCATCGGATCGTTTACCGACAACTGCCCGCTCTGCGCGGAGCCGGTCGGCTCGGCTTGTGGCCGGCGGCGCTCGTGCGGCCCCGACGAAACCGGCGCGCTGTCGCCCACGGCCCGCCGGGCCATCGGCGGCGGTTTCCTGGTGATGTTCGTACTTGCCGGGTGCTACGGACTGGGAATATGGGGCGGCAACCGCACTGACCGGGACGTCGAACGGCAGATGGCCGAGGTGCGGGCGCAAATCGAAGCCGACCGCAAAATCCGCACCCTCGGTGTTTCTGCCACGCAGCTCCTCCAAGAGTTCCAAACCGATCCGACCGCCGCGGACCAGAAGTACCGCCGCAAGTACCTCGAAATCGACGGCGTGATCGAGCGCAACGGCACCGACCGCGAGGACGACACCCCGTTCCTGGTGTTGCACGCCGGCGACGACGGCGCCAGGCTCCGGATCGAGTGCTTCTTCGACATGGCAGACGAGGACGAAGAGTCACAACTCAAGCGACTGAAAAAGGGCGACCGGGTGACCGTCCGCGGCGAGTACGGCGGGCAGGTCAGTAACGTGCACGTTCGGGCCTGCACGCTGGCAAAGTGACCTGCGGCCGTGATGAATCTGCTTTACCCGACTCTGAGAGCGAACCAACTGGCCCCGATGGCCCGGGTTTCGCTCTGTTGCGCACTCGTCGCGGGCGCCTACGGCGCGCTGCACGATCAAATCAGCTACGCCATCTCACCGGAGTACTTCACGAAATTGAAGGTGCACCAGTTCGCCTACGCGGACTTCGGGTGGCCGCCCCGGGCGTTCGCTTCGGTGGTCGGGTTCCTCGGGACGTGGTGGGTCGGGCTGCTGGCCGGGTGGTTCTTGTCCCGGGTCGGGCTGATCGAACTTCCGCCCGAGCGGCGCCGGCGGTGCCTGTTTCGTGCGTTCGGACTCGTGCTGTCCGGGGCGGCCGTCGGTGGACTCGCCGGCGCCACCGTCGGTGTTGCCACCACCTGGGACGGCGACCTCCGCGGCTGGCAGCATTGGCGAACCGAGATCGGCATCGAAGACCTGCGCGGGTTCGCGATCGTAGCCCAGTTGCACGCCGGAGGATACCTCGGCGCACTG belongs to Gemmata obscuriglobus and includes:
- a CDS encoding OB-fold protein, which produces MAKTCPSCGYSPIGSFTDNCPLCAEPVGSACGRRRSCGPDETGALSPTARRAIGGGFLVMFVLAGCYGLGIWGGNRTDRDVERQMAEVRAQIEADRKIRTLGVSATQLLQEFQTDPTAADQKYRRKYLEIDGVIERNGTDREDDTPFLVLHAGDDGARLRIECFFDMADEDEESQLKRLKKGDRVTVRGEYGGQVSNVHVRACTLAK